In the genome of Populus alba chromosome 11, ASM523922v2, whole genome shotgun sequence, one region contains:
- the LOC118031678 gene encoding helicase-like transcription factor CHR28 isoform X2 — translation MAGGSTGSMMPGGEIMAVGDGNTGDGEEEDLSMDVGLFYTILEEELRASPGEPVPDTGNGGNWHLQSGSQMIEGADGGDESVDYAANSIHNPEGSDARVGHLGGSFDYAGKQMSSSMHAYSGSNREFYLPFQEDQGTMRDGVLKSEIASCSTASTTFADGLSSCIADHARCLNLNPLLDENGNQLRHENGNFKSTDASHGSWMESSDEKFGSGDAFVKNSLEILEPENDIDRSMDMQLMNTDVFSHDMISPKSDVWHHPDFHTEFSYNHSAMQFGMNEYDMHYTDSPQCDFSSAFNFGLLHNNQEINDFQPESACSGSETSMMPYSDANRMNVKYEGIDYMPPVSGNFSSSAEDGLFNDKASDMQSSYIQLGISGDQTVRVGDEKTDGSAVCKNMTWQSGGVTEALDRKCSWSDGNGAFVDEDKKQSSSGFLSDVQSQKHVTYTKDERGCVTIGSSRDQVEGFVGRFPLDSAYLNLNASEQYFPFAQTFNISNKQLSCGKDEELGILIQSKALGSHLSIVSPESIESNSSGSKSHVDDDPDIYILDDISQPARSNQSFASIKPIDPLQRPTYNDSLHHSAVEATRFRANDERLVLQVALQDLAQPKSEAVPPDGVLAVPLLRHQRIALSWMVQKETSSSQCSGGILADDQGLGKTVSTIALILKERAPSHRADAVAVKKEECETLNLDDDDGVTEIDRMKKGADGSQVTSNHSSTKSLNSSGQSKGRPAAGTLIVCPTSVLRQWDDELHKKVTTEANLSVLVYHGSNRTKDPSELAKYDVVITTYSIVSMEVPRQPLADEDDEEKQRMEGDDAPRLGFSYNKKRKNPPSSGKKGSKNKKGMDSAMLESIARPLAKVAWFRVVLDEAQSIKNHRTQVARACWGLRAKRRWCLSGTPIQNAIDDLYSYFRFLRYDPYAVYKLFCSAIKVPIQKNAPIGYKKLQAVLKTVMLRRTKGTLLDGEPIINLPPRVVELKKVDFTEEEREFYTRLEIDSRAQFKEYAAAGTVKQNYVNILLMLLRLRQACDHPRLVSGLDSSSLGSSSVEMAKKLPREKQLCLLNCLEASLAICGICSDPPEDAVVSVCGHVFCRQCIFEHLTGDDSQCPVSKCKVRLNVSSVFSKATLNSSLSDEPGQVCSGSELVAAVSSSSDNRPHDSSKIRVALEVLQSLTKPKDCLPTCNLLENTVDENVACYDTSSGSRDSVKDGMDKRCLPIKAAGEKAIVFSQWTGMLDLLEACLKNSSIQYRRLDGTMSVTARDKAVKDFNTLPEVSVMIMSLKAASLGLNMVAACHVLLLDLWWNPTTEDQAIDRAHRIGQTRAVTVLRLTVKNTVEDRILALQQKKREMVASAFGEDENGGRQTRLTVDDLNYLFMV, via the exons GGCGAGCCAGTGCCGGATACTGGAAATGGCGGAAACTGGCATTTACAAAGTG GGTCTCAGATGATAGAAGGGGCAGATGGAGGGGATGAATCTGTGGATTATGCTGCGAACTCTATACACAACCCCGAAGGTTCAGATGCTAGGGTAGGTCATTTGGGTGGTTCTTTTGATTATGCAGGGAAACAAATGAGCTCTTCAATGCATGCTTACTCTGGAAGTAATAGAGAGTTTTATTTACCGTTTCAAGAGGATCAAGGAACAATGAGGGATGGAGTGTTGAAATCAGAGATAGCCAGTTGCAGTACAGCATCTACTACTTTTGCTGATGGATTGTCTAGCTGTATTGCAGATCATGCACGTTGTTTGAATTTAAATCCTCTTTTGGATGAAAATGGAAACCAATTGAGGCATGAGAATGGGAACTTCAAATCCACAG ATGCTTCACATGGTTCTTGGATGGAGAGTTCGGATGAGAAGTTTGGATCTGGTGATGCATTCGTTAAGAATAGCTTAGAAATCCTAGAACCTGAAAATGACATTGATAGATCCATGGACATGCAGTTGATGAATACAGATGTTTTTTCACATGATATGATTTCTCCCAAGTCTGATGTCTGGCATCATCCTGATTTTCATACTGAATTCAGCTATAATCATTCAGCTATGCAATTTGGCATGAACGAATATGATATGCACTATACTGATTCTCCACAATGCGATTTTTCCAGTGcttttaattttggattattgcacaacaatcaagaaattaatgattttCAACCTGAGAGTGCATGCTCTGGATCAGAGACTTCAATGATGCCTTACTCTGATGCAAACAGGATGAATGTTAAATATGAAGGTATCGATTATATGCCACCAGTCAGTGGAAATTTTTCATCAAGTGCTGAAGATGGACTTTTTAATGACAAGGCATCAGATATGCAATCCAGTTATATTCAGTTAGGCATCAGTGGGGACCAAACAGTTCGTGTAGGCGATGAAAAAACTGATGGATCGGCTGTGTGTAAGAATATGACATGGCAGTCTGGTGGAGTTACTGAAGCTCTTGACAGAAAGTGTTCCTGGAGTGATGGAAATGGTGCTTTTGTTGACGAAGACAAAAAACAGTCATCATCAGGTTTCTTATCAGATGTGCAAAGTCAGAAGCATGTAACTTACACTAAGGATGAACGGGGGTGTGTGACCATTGGATCTTCAAGAGATCAAGTTGAGGGATTTGTTGGTAGGTTTCCCTTGGATAGTgcatatttgaatttaaatgcTTCAGAGCAGTATTTTCCCTTTGCTCAGACATTCAATATAAGCAACAAGCAGTTGAGTTGTGGTAAGGATGAAGAACTGGGTATACTGATTCAGTCTAAGGCCTTGGGTTCTCATCTGTCAATAGTCAGCCCTGAATCAATTGAGAGTAATTCGTCTGGAAGCAAATCACATGTTGATGATGATCctgatatatatattcttgatgATATCAGTCAACCTGCTCGCTCAAACCAATCTTTTGCTTCTATAAAGCCCATAGATCCTTTGCAACGACCTACATATAATGATTCACTTCATCATTCTGCAGTAGAAGCCACAAGGTTCAGGGCCAATGATGAGCGACTTGTACTTCAAGTTGCATTGCAG GATCTTGCTCAACCAAAGTCTGAAGCTGTTCCACCCGATGGTGTTTTGGCAGTTCCTCTCTTGAGACATCAG CGAATTGCGTTGTCATGGATGGTTCAGAAGGAAACCTCTAGCTCGCAGTGTTCTGGAGGGATTCTTGCAGATGATCAG GGGCTGGGAAAGACAGTATCAACCATTGCTCTTATACTCAAGGAAAGAGCTCCTTCTCATCGAGCGGATGCTGTGGCTGTTAAGAAAGAAGAGTGTGAAACCTTAAatttggatgatgatgatggagtTACTGAGATTGACAGAATGAAGAAAGGTGCAGATGGTTCTCAAGTCACATCAAATCATAGTTCAACAAAGAGCCTGAACTCTTCTGGGCAATCCAAGGGAAGGCCAGCTGCTGGAACTCTCATTGTTTGCCCCACAAGTGTCCTGCGGCAGTGGGATGATGAATTGCATAAGAAGGTAACCACTGAAGCCAATCTCTCTGTTCTAGTATACCATGGAAGCAATCGAACAAAGGATCCTTCAGAGCTGGCAAAGTATGATGTTGTTATTACAACATATTCAATTGTCAGCATGGAGGTCCCAAGGCAGCCTCTGgctgatgaagatgatgaagagaAACAAAGAATGGAAGGTGATGATGCTCCGCGCCTAGGATTTTCAtacaataagaaaagaaaaaatcctcCTAGTTCTGGTAAAAAGGGTTCAAAGAATAAGAAAGGAATGGATAGTGCAATGCTTGAGTCCATTGCCCGGCCTCTTGCAAAGGTGGCATGGTTTAGGGTTGTCCTTGATGAAGCCCAGAGCATCAAGAATCACAGAACTCAAGTGGCCAGGGCCTGTTGGGGTCTTCGAGCAAAACGCAGGTGGTGCTTGTCTGGTACCCCTATCCAAAATGCAATTGATGATCTCTATAGCTATTTCAGATTCCTCAGATATGACCCATATGCTGTCTACAAGCTATTCTGCTCAGCAATAAAGGTCCCAATTCAAAAGAATGCACCAATAGGGTACAAAAAATTACAAGCTGTTTTGAAGACAGTAATGCTTCGTCGCACCAAAG GCACTCTTCTTGACGGGGAACCAATTATTAACCTACCTCCCAGAGTAGTAGAACTAAAAAAAGTGGACTTTACAGAGGAAGAACGTGAATTCTACACCAGACTAGAAATTGATTCACGAGCTCAGTTTAAA GAATATGCAGCTGCTGGAACTGTTAAACAAAATTATGTTAACATCTTGTTGATGCTGTTGCGTCTTCGACAAGCTTGTGATCATCCTCGTCTCGTCTCGGGTTTAGATTCAAGCTCTCTAGGTAGTTCCTCAGTTGAGATGGCAAAGAAGCTTCCTCGGGAGAAACAATTATGCCTTCTAAATTGTTTAGAAGCATCTTTGGCAATCTGTGGCATATGCAGT GATCCACCTGAAGATGCTGTTGTTTCAGTATGTGGTCATGTATTCTGCAGACAGTGTATCTTTGAGCATCTTACTGGTGACGACAGCCAATGCCCTGTGTCAAAATGCAAAGTTCGACTGAATGTGTCTTCAGTGTTTTCCAAAGCTACATTAAACAGTTCTCTATCTGATGAGCCTGGTCAGGTTTGTTCTGGTTCTGAGCTTGTTGCGGCAGTTAGCTCATCCTCTGACAACCGTCCCCATGATTCATCAAAAATTAGGGTAGCTCTTGAAGTCCTGCAATCGCTGACTAAGCCAAAAGATTGTTTGCCTACATGCAATTTGTTAGAGAATACTGTTGATGAAAATGTTGCTTGTTATGATACCTCATCTGGTTCTAGAGATTCAGTTAAGGATGGAATGGATAAAAGATGCCTCCCAATTAAGGCTGCTGGGGAGAAAGCCATAGTTTTTTCCCAATGGACAGGAATGCTAGATTTGCTTGAAGCTTGTCTTAAAAATTCTTCCATTCAGTACAGAAGACTGGATGGAACAATGTCAGTTACTGCCCGAGATAAAGCTGTGAAGGATTTCAATACACTTCCGGAG GTATCTGTTATGATTATGTCTTTGAAAGCAGCTAGTCTTGGACTGAACATGGTTGCAGCTTGCCATGTGTTGCTTCTGGACCTATGGTGGAATCCTACAACTGAAGATCAGGCAATAGATAGGGCACATCGTATTGGACAAACTCGTGCAGTTACAGTTTTGCGATTAACTGTAAAAAATACTGTTGAAGATAGAATATTAGCCCTCCAG caaaagaagagagagatggTGGCATCTGCTTTTGGAGAGGATGAAAACGGTGGTCGTCAGACTCGCCTAACAGTGGATGACTTGAATTACCTATTTATGGTGTGA
- the LOC118031678 gene encoding helicase-like transcription factor CHR28 isoform X3, translated as MERRRTCQWMSACFILFSKKNYVLLRASQCRILEMAETGIYKVMIEGADGGDESVDYAANSIHNPEGSDARVGHLGGSFDYAGKQMSSSMHAYSGSNREFYLPFQEDQGTMRDGVLKSEIASCSTASTTFADGLSSCIADHARCLNLNPLLDENGNQLRHENGNFKSTDASHGSWMESSDEKFGSGDAFVKNSLEILEPENDIDRSMDMQLMNTDVFSHDMISPKSDVWHHPDFHTEFSYNHSAMQFGMNEYDMHYTDSPQCDFSSAFNFGLLHNNQEINDFQPESACSGSETSMMPYSDANRMNVKYEGIDYMPPVSGNFSSSAEDGLFNDKASDMQSSYIQLGISGDQTVRVGDEKTDGSAVCKNMTWQSGGVTEALDRKCSWSDGNGAFVDEDKKQSSSGFLSDVQSQKHVTYTKDERGCVTIGSSRDQVEGFVGRFPLDSAYLNLNASEQYFPFAQTFNISNKQLSCGKDEELGILIQSKALGSHLSIVSPESIESNSSGSKSHVDDDPDIYILDDISQPARSNQSFASIKPIDPLQRPTYNDSLHHSAVEATRFRANDERLVLQVALQDLAQPKSEAVPPDGVLAVPLLRHQRIALSWMVQKETSSSQCSGGILADDQGLGKTVSTIALILKERAPSHRADAVAVKKEECETLNLDDDDGVTEIDRMKKGADGSQVTSNHSSTKSLNSSGQSKGRPAAGTLIVCPTSVLRQWDDELHKKVTTEANLSVLVYHGSNRTKDPSELAKYDVVITTYSIVSMEVPRQPLADEDDEEKQRMEGDDAPRLGFSYNKKRKNPPSSGKKGSKNKKGMDSAMLESIARPLAKVAWFRVVLDEAQSIKNHRTQVARACWGLRAKRRWCLSGTPIQNAIDDLYSYFRFLRYDPYAVYKLFCSAIKVPIQKNAPIGYKKLQAVLKTVMLRRTKGTLLDGEPIINLPPRVVELKKVDFTEEEREFYTRLEIDSRAQFKEYAAAGTVKQNYVNILLMLLRLRQACDHPRLVSGLDSSSLGSSSVEMAKKLPREKQLCLLNCLEASLAICGICSDPPEDAVVSVCGHVFCRQCIFEHLTGDDSQCPVSKCKVRLNVSSVFSKATLNSSLSDEPGQVCSGSELVAAVSSSSDNRPHDSSKIRVALEVLQSLTKPKDCLPTCNLLENTVDENVACYDTSSGSRDSVKDGMDKRCLPIKAAGEKAIVFSQWTGMLDLLEACLKNSSIQYRRLDGTMSVTARDKAVKDFNTLPEVSVMIMSLKAASLGLNMVAACHVLLLDLWWNPTTEDQAIDRAHRIGQTRAVTVLRLTVKNTVEDRILALQQKKREMVASAFGEDENGGRQTRLTVDDLNYLFMV; from the exons GGCGAGCCAGTGCCGGATACTGGAAATGGCGGAAACTGGCATTTACAAAGTG ATGATAGAAGGGGCAGATGGAGGGGATGAATCTGTGGATTATGCTGCGAACTCTATACACAACCCCGAAGGTTCAGATGCTAGGGTAGGTCATTTGGGTGGTTCTTTTGATTATGCAGGGAAACAAATGAGCTCTTCAATGCATGCTTACTCTGGAAGTAATAGAGAGTTTTATTTACCGTTTCAAGAGGATCAAGGAACAATGAGGGATGGAGTGTTGAAATCAGAGATAGCCAGTTGCAGTACAGCATCTACTACTTTTGCTGATGGATTGTCTAGCTGTATTGCAGATCATGCACGTTGTTTGAATTTAAATCCTCTTTTGGATGAAAATGGAAACCAATTGAGGCATGAGAATGGGAACTTCAAATCCACAG ATGCTTCACATGGTTCTTGGATGGAGAGTTCGGATGAGAAGTTTGGATCTGGTGATGCATTCGTTAAGAATAGCTTAGAAATCCTAGAACCTGAAAATGACATTGATAGATCCATGGACATGCAGTTGATGAATACAGATGTTTTTTCACATGATATGATTTCTCCCAAGTCTGATGTCTGGCATCATCCTGATTTTCATACTGAATTCAGCTATAATCATTCAGCTATGCAATTTGGCATGAACGAATATGATATGCACTATACTGATTCTCCACAATGCGATTTTTCCAGTGcttttaattttggattattgcacaacaatcaagaaattaatgattttCAACCTGAGAGTGCATGCTCTGGATCAGAGACTTCAATGATGCCTTACTCTGATGCAAACAGGATGAATGTTAAATATGAAGGTATCGATTATATGCCACCAGTCAGTGGAAATTTTTCATCAAGTGCTGAAGATGGACTTTTTAATGACAAGGCATCAGATATGCAATCCAGTTATATTCAGTTAGGCATCAGTGGGGACCAAACAGTTCGTGTAGGCGATGAAAAAACTGATGGATCGGCTGTGTGTAAGAATATGACATGGCAGTCTGGTGGAGTTACTGAAGCTCTTGACAGAAAGTGTTCCTGGAGTGATGGAAATGGTGCTTTTGTTGACGAAGACAAAAAACAGTCATCATCAGGTTTCTTATCAGATGTGCAAAGTCAGAAGCATGTAACTTACACTAAGGATGAACGGGGGTGTGTGACCATTGGATCTTCAAGAGATCAAGTTGAGGGATTTGTTGGTAGGTTTCCCTTGGATAGTgcatatttgaatttaaatgcTTCAGAGCAGTATTTTCCCTTTGCTCAGACATTCAATATAAGCAACAAGCAGTTGAGTTGTGGTAAGGATGAAGAACTGGGTATACTGATTCAGTCTAAGGCCTTGGGTTCTCATCTGTCAATAGTCAGCCCTGAATCAATTGAGAGTAATTCGTCTGGAAGCAAATCACATGTTGATGATGATCctgatatatatattcttgatgATATCAGTCAACCTGCTCGCTCAAACCAATCTTTTGCTTCTATAAAGCCCATAGATCCTTTGCAACGACCTACATATAATGATTCACTTCATCATTCTGCAGTAGAAGCCACAAGGTTCAGGGCCAATGATGAGCGACTTGTACTTCAAGTTGCATTGCAG GATCTTGCTCAACCAAAGTCTGAAGCTGTTCCACCCGATGGTGTTTTGGCAGTTCCTCTCTTGAGACATCAG CGAATTGCGTTGTCATGGATGGTTCAGAAGGAAACCTCTAGCTCGCAGTGTTCTGGAGGGATTCTTGCAGATGATCAG GGGCTGGGAAAGACAGTATCAACCATTGCTCTTATACTCAAGGAAAGAGCTCCTTCTCATCGAGCGGATGCTGTGGCTGTTAAGAAAGAAGAGTGTGAAACCTTAAatttggatgatgatgatggagtTACTGAGATTGACAGAATGAAGAAAGGTGCAGATGGTTCTCAAGTCACATCAAATCATAGTTCAACAAAGAGCCTGAACTCTTCTGGGCAATCCAAGGGAAGGCCAGCTGCTGGAACTCTCATTGTTTGCCCCACAAGTGTCCTGCGGCAGTGGGATGATGAATTGCATAAGAAGGTAACCACTGAAGCCAATCTCTCTGTTCTAGTATACCATGGAAGCAATCGAACAAAGGATCCTTCAGAGCTGGCAAAGTATGATGTTGTTATTACAACATATTCAATTGTCAGCATGGAGGTCCCAAGGCAGCCTCTGgctgatgaagatgatgaagagaAACAAAGAATGGAAGGTGATGATGCTCCGCGCCTAGGATTTTCAtacaataagaaaagaaaaaatcctcCTAGTTCTGGTAAAAAGGGTTCAAAGAATAAGAAAGGAATGGATAGTGCAATGCTTGAGTCCATTGCCCGGCCTCTTGCAAAGGTGGCATGGTTTAGGGTTGTCCTTGATGAAGCCCAGAGCATCAAGAATCACAGAACTCAAGTGGCCAGGGCCTGTTGGGGTCTTCGAGCAAAACGCAGGTGGTGCTTGTCTGGTACCCCTATCCAAAATGCAATTGATGATCTCTATAGCTATTTCAGATTCCTCAGATATGACCCATATGCTGTCTACAAGCTATTCTGCTCAGCAATAAAGGTCCCAATTCAAAAGAATGCACCAATAGGGTACAAAAAATTACAAGCTGTTTTGAAGACAGTAATGCTTCGTCGCACCAAAG GCACTCTTCTTGACGGGGAACCAATTATTAACCTACCTCCCAGAGTAGTAGAACTAAAAAAAGTGGACTTTACAGAGGAAGAACGTGAATTCTACACCAGACTAGAAATTGATTCACGAGCTCAGTTTAAA GAATATGCAGCTGCTGGAACTGTTAAACAAAATTATGTTAACATCTTGTTGATGCTGTTGCGTCTTCGACAAGCTTGTGATCATCCTCGTCTCGTCTCGGGTTTAGATTCAAGCTCTCTAGGTAGTTCCTCAGTTGAGATGGCAAAGAAGCTTCCTCGGGAGAAACAATTATGCCTTCTAAATTGTTTAGAAGCATCTTTGGCAATCTGTGGCATATGCAGT GATCCACCTGAAGATGCTGTTGTTTCAGTATGTGGTCATGTATTCTGCAGACAGTGTATCTTTGAGCATCTTACTGGTGACGACAGCCAATGCCCTGTGTCAAAATGCAAAGTTCGACTGAATGTGTCTTCAGTGTTTTCCAAAGCTACATTAAACAGTTCTCTATCTGATGAGCCTGGTCAGGTTTGTTCTGGTTCTGAGCTTGTTGCGGCAGTTAGCTCATCCTCTGACAACCGTCCCCATGATTCATCAAAAATTAGGGTAGCTCTTGAAGTCCTGCAATCGCTGACTAAGCCAAAAGATTGTTTGCCTACATGCAATTTGTTAGAGAATACTGTTGATGAAAATGTTGCTTGTTATGATACCTCATCTGGTTCTAGAGATTCAGTTAAGGATGGAATGGATAAAAGATGCCTCCCAATTAAGGCTGCTGGGGAGAAAGCCATAGTTTTTTCCCAATGGACAGGAATGCTAGATTTGCTTGAAGCTTGTCTTAAAAATTCTTCCATTCAGTACAGAAGACTGGATGGAACAATGTCAGTTACTGCCCGAGATAAAGCTGTGAAGGATTTCAATACACTTCCGGAG GTATCTGTTATGATTATGTCTTTGAAAGCAGCTAGTCTTGGACTGAACATGGTTGCAGCTTGCCATGTGTTGCTTCTGGACCTATGGTGGAATCCTACAACTGAAGATCAGGCAATAGATAGGGCACATCGTATTGGACAAACTCGTGCAGTTACAGTTTTGCGATTAACTGTAAAAAATACTGTTGAAGATAGAATATTAGCCCTCCAG caaaagaagagagagatggTGGCATCTGCTTTTGGAGAGGATGAAAACGGTGGTCGTCAGACTCGCCTAACAGTGGATGACTTGAATTACCTATTTATGGTGTGA